Proteins encoded by one window of Macadamia integrifolia cultivar HAES 741 unplaced genomic scaffold, SCU_Mint_v3 scaffold858, whole genome shotgun sequence:
- the LOC122070215 gene encoding annexin A1-like, producing MTRQILVALSTSHKSHHVDISQHVAKCDARRLYETGEGRSGAIEESVVLEILSKRSIPQLRLTFSCYKQIYGHSYTKSLKKETSGEFEDALRVVVECMCSPPPYYAKTLFGCINGSKTDKSTLAHVIVSRAEIDMDEIKVLFKKKYGMELMDAIIESLPSGDYRDFLVALVTR from the exons ATGACACGGCAGATTCTAGTTGCATTGTCTACATCACATAAGTCACATCATGTAGATATAAGCCAGCATGTGGCCAAGTGTGATGCCAGAAGGCTCTATGAAACTGGGGAAGGTAGGTCAGGAGCCATTGAAGAATCTGTTGTGTTAGAGATACTCAGCAAGAGGAGCATTCCACAGCTCAGACTAACATTCTCTTGCTATAAGCAAATTTATGGACATAGTTATACAAAG TCACTCAAAAAGGAGACCTCTGGAGAATTTGAGGATGCACTGAGAGTTGTTGTAGAGTGCATGTGCAGTCCACCTCCATACTATGCGAAG ACATTATTTGGATGCATCAATGGGTCCAAGACAGATAAGAGTACTTTGGCACATGTTATAGTGAGCAGAGCTGAAATTGACATGGATGAAATTAAAGTGCTCTTCAAGAAAAAGTATGGCATGGAGCTAATGGATGCTATCATTGAGAGCCTCCCAAGTGGGGATTACAGGGACTTTCTTGTCGCCTTAGTTACTAGATGA
- the LOC122070208 gene encoding inactive protein RESTRICTED TEV MOVEMENT 2-like → MAARRRDAGRRSYQDFDPSSEWLRGEGSDTLVFQLPGFKKEEVKLQLDSSRNLRITGERKLEENKWSRFTTNVKVPADYDVNGLLSNFERNGVLKIIMPKIITHSQPQPKTTPRKPQVQPSLTQKPEVQPSSTQKPRVQPSSTQKPQVQSSSTQKPQMQPSPTQKPEVQPSPIQKPQVQSSTTQKPQVQPPPTQKPQVQPPLTQKPVTQPETGVQPKPTTQFDQQMIGKVSEPKVSQKIPEKEKEKEKEQQQVNANAEAKKFTGEESERYESAGESANDDSERVKDGSITGVAAAGMGMTVPKQWIVNVIVDILVVLALLMYMIYSQRSSTRATDD, encoded by the exons ATGGCAGCAAGACGCCGTGATGCCGGCCGTCGTTCATACCAAGACTTCGATCCCTCATCGGAATGGTTACGAGGGGAGGGATCCGATACTCTTGTGTTCCAACTTCCAG GTTTTAAGAAGGAAGAAGTGAAACTTCAACTTGATAGCTCCCGGAACTTGAGAATCACCGGGGaaagaaagcttgaagaaaacAAATGGAGCCGTTTCACTACGAATGTTAAGGTTCCAGCCGACTATGACGTCAACGGACTTCTTTCAAACTTTGAGAGAAATGGAGTACTTAAAATCATAATGCCCAAGATAATCACTCATTCCCAACCCCAACCTAAAACAACTCCCCGAAAACCACAAGTCCAACCATCACTGACCCAAAAACCAGAAGTCCAACCATCGTCAACCCAAAAACCACGAGTCCAACCATCGTCGACCCAAAAACCACAGGTCCAATCATCATCGACCCAAAAACCTCAAATGCAACCATCACCGACCCAAAAACCAGAAGTCCAGCCATCACCGATCCAAAAACCACAGGTCCAATCATCAACGACCCAAAAACCACAGGTCCAACCACCACCGACCCAAAAACCACAGGTCCAACCACCACTGACCCAGAAACCAGTAACTCAACCAGAGACCGGAGTGCAACCTAAACCAACAACCCAATTTGACCAACAAATGATTGGGAAAGTAAGTGAACCAAAAGTATCTCAGAAAATTccagagaaggaaaaggaaaaggaaaaggaacaaCAACAGGTTAATGCGAATGCTGAAGCCAAAAAGTTTACCGGTGAAGAAAGCGAGAGATATGAATCGGCCGGAGAAAGTGCGAACGATGATTCTGAAAGAGTGAAGGATGGCTCAATCACAGGAGTGGCAGCTGCTGGTATGGGGATGACTGTGCCCAAACAATGGATTGTGAACGTAATTGTTGATATTTTGGTGGTGTTGGCACTTCTAATGTATATGATATATAGTCAAAGGTCCTCTACAAGAGCTACAGATGACTAA